The Bacillota bacterium DNA window GAAGAGCCGGGAAACTGCCAATAATCCCTACATACCTGGCGTCCCACATGCTCATTACGGTGGGAACGCTGTTTTCATTTTATTTTAAAAAAATATAAGGATGGTTTTTTAATGTCGATTAAAAATATAATATTTGACATTGGTCGTGTGCTGCTTCATTTCGACAAGCCCGAATTCTTAAGAACTTTTGGCTTTGAAGGGGAAGAATTAGAAAAAGTAAATCGCGCTATATTTTTAAATCCCGCGTGGGACGATTATGACCGCGGTTTGTATGAAACGGACGAGCTTTTGCGGCAATATCTTTCAAAATGTGCGCCGTCACTTGAAAAAGAGATCCGAAAGGTGCTCTGCGACGGCTGGTTTTTTGATATGATGAGTCCGATAGACGAAACGGTGAAACTCTTCTGGGAATTAAAAAAGCGCTATTCCGTCTATCTTTTATCGAATTTTCCGAAAGAACCGTATGAACGGTGTGAAAAGGCGTTCGATTTTTTATCCGGCGCGGACGGGAAGGTCATATCATACGAGATCGGGCTGATCAAGCCGGATGAAGGGATATATCAGATCCTCATCGAAAAGTATGGCTTACGCCCCGAAGAATGCGTCTTTATGGACGATACGAAAGAAAATATTGAAACCGCAAGAAAGCTTGGATTTAACGGCTTTGTTTTCTCGAATGCGGACGACGCAAGAAAGCAGCTTGAAAATTATGGGATAATTCTTTAATTTTTGTTACAGGATCTAAAAGAACGTGATATAATATTACATATTACGTTTAAAGGAGTCAAAAATCGTGGCACTGCTCGAACTTAACTTTTATTCACAAAGCCTTTTTTCATTTACTTCAGTCAATGTTCTGCTGCCGGAGCTTTATTCATCTTCCGATTGCAAAGAACATGTTGATACCGGCGCAAAGCTTCAGACGCTTTACTTGCTGCACGGACTAAACGGCGACCATACCTCCTGGACACGAAGGTCATCTATAGAACGGTATGCCGGGGCATATCAGCTTGCGGTCGTTATGCCGGCGGTTTCGAACAGCTTTTACTCAGATATGGCTTATGGAAGCCCTTATTTCACATTTGTGACGGAAGAACTTCCACATGTGATGCGTTATTACTTTCCGCTTTCAGACAAGCGTGAGGACAACTTTGTTGCCGGCCTTTCGATGGGCGGTTACGGAGCGATGAAGTGGGCGCTTGCGAAGCCTGAAACCGTGGGTGCGGCGGCAAGCCTTTCCGGCGCGGTGGATATAGTTGGTCTTGTTAAAAGCTATCCGCAAGAATATGCGGCGCAGACAAAAATGATAATGGGAGATAGAGAGATTGAGGGAAGCTGTAACGATCTGTTCCACCTCGCGCATGAGGATGTAAAAAAAAGTGTGTCGCTTCCGAAGCTTATCGCATGCTGCGGCACTGAGGATTTCCTGCATGAGGGCAACCTTCATTTTAAGGATAAGCTTGAAAAACTGGGCATTCCGCTTGAATATTTTGAAGAGCCGGGCGTCCATGAGTGGGATTTCTGGGACAGGAACATACAGCGGATACTTTCTATGCTGCCGCTTAAAAAAAGG harbors:
- a CDS encoding HAD family phosphatase, with translation MSIKNIIFDIGRVLLHFDKPEFLRTFGFEGEELEKVNRAIFLNPAWDDYDRGLYETDELLRQYLSKCAPSLEKEIRKVLCDGWFFDMMSPIDETVKLFWELKKRYSVYLLSNFPKEPYERCEKAFDFLSGADGKVISYEIGLIKPDEGIYQILIEKYGLRPEECVFMDDTKENIETARKLGFNGFVFSNADDARKQLENYGIIL
- a CDS encoding alpha/beta hydrolase family protein, yielding MALLELNFYSQSLFSFTSVNVLLPELYSSSDCKEHVDTGAKLQTLYLLHGLNGDHTSWTRRSSIERYAGAYQLAVVMPAVSNSFYSDMAYGSPYFTFVTEELPHVMRYYFPLSDKREDNFVAGLSMGGYGAMKWALAKPETVGAAASLSGAVDIVGLVKSYPQEYAAQTKMIMGDREIEGSCNDLFHLAHEDVKKSVSLPKLIACCGTEDFLHEGNLHFKDKLEKLGIPLEYFEEPGVHEWDFWDRNIQRILSMLPLKKRIYKIEH